A DNA window from Myxococcales bacterium contains the following coding sequences:
- a CDS encoding UbiA family prenyltransferase, protein MTPPESRLRAAVADAAAITRFHILLIGAVAAVVFGWLMTGRYPWAIGAIAGLDWFLINIMNRVTDLAEDAKNGIRGTARVARHQRLITWGSVALLVGSIGATHLALPALTPWRIAVQVIGLGYNYPIVPSLRGLTRFKEMYFWKNFGSALLFVLTCFVYPLAAAIHDGTPLVISDAAIIALVLFFIPFELTYEILYDLRDLEGDRAEGVPTYPVVHGPARARQIIDALLLGRRSCWWPRSGPASSGCASS, encoded by the coding sequence ATGACCCCGCCCGAGAGCCGGCTGCGCGCGGCCGTGGCCGACGCCGCCGCGATCACGCGCTTCCACATCCTCTTGATCGGCGCGGTCGCCGCCGTGGTGTTCGGGTGGCTCATGACCGGGCGGTACCCGTGGGCGATCGGCGCGATCGCCGGCCTCGACTGGTTCCTGATCAACATCATGAACCGGGTGACCGACCTGGCCGAGGACGCCAAGAACGGCATCCGCGGCACGGCCCGGGTCGCGCGCCACCAGCGGCTGATCACGTGGGGCTCGGTGGCGCTGCTGGTGGGCTCGATCGGCGCGACCCACCTGGCGCTGCCGGCGCTGACGCCGTGGCGGATCGCGGTCCAGGTGATCGGGCTCGGCTACAACTACCCGATCGTGCCGTCGCTGCGCGGGCTCACGCGCTTCAAGGAGATGTACTTCTGGAAGAACTTCGGCTCGGCGCTGCTGTTCGTGCTGACGTGCTTCGTCTACCCGCTGGCGGCGGCGATCCACGACGGCACGCCGCTGGTCATCAGCGACGCGGCGATCATCGCGCTGGTGCTGTTCTTCATCCCGTTCGAGCTGACCTACGAGATCCTGTACGACCTGCGCGACCTCGAGGGCGATCGCGCCGAGGGCGTGCCGACCTACCCGGTGGTGCACGGCCCGGCGCGCGCGCGCCAGATCATCGACGCGCTGCTGCTGGGGCGTCGGTCGTGCTGGTGGCCGCGGTCGGGGCCGGCCAGCTCGGGCTGCGCGAGCTCTTGA
- a CDS encoding LysR family transcriptional regulator codes for MPRWLNYHHLQYFWATARLGSVAAASAELGLAPQTISAQIHQLERVIGVRLFARKGRGLVVTEAGRTALRYAEQIFALGTGLLDRLDQDGPPPPPSLVIGIDDAVPRAMVYRMLEPALRLEPPVRIVGRDDRPAADFLAELATGAVEVVLADGPAPSPSPVRVWSHLLGECGTVLVAAPSLARRLTGRAPARLRGAPFLMPGARSAVRRALDAWVAAVDVRPKIIAELDDLALVEALGERGLGVFAVPTVIEAEVCRRQRVEVVARLPALRQRFYAISTERTIRHAAVAAICATARQDVFARRGR; via the coding sequence GTGCCGCGCTGGCTGAACTACCACCACCTCCAGTACTTCTGGGCGACGGCCCGGCTGGGGTCGGTCGCCGCGGCCAGCGCCGAGCTGGGCCTGGCGCCGCAGACGATCAGCGCCCAGATCCACCAGCTCGAGCGGGTGATCGGCGTGCGGCTGTTCGCCCGCAAGGGCCGCGGCCTGGTGGTGACCGAGGCCGGGCGCACCGCGCTGCGCTACGCCGAGCAGATCTTCGCGCTCGGGACCGGCCTGCTCGACCGGCTCGACCAGGACGGGCCGCCGCCGCCGCCGTCGCTGGTGATCGGGATCGACGACGCGGTGCCGCGGGCGATGGTGTACCGGATGCTCGAGCCGGCGCTGCGCCTGGAGCCGCCGGTGCGGATCGTCGGCCGCGACGATCGCCCGGCCGCGGACTTCCTGGCCGAGCTGGCGACCGGCGCGGTCGAGGTGGTCCTGGCCGACGGGCCCGCGCCCAGCCCCAGCCCGGTGCGGGTGTGGAGCCACCTGCTCGGCGAGTGCGGCACCGTGCTGGTGGCGGCGCCGAGCCTGGCCCGGCGCCTGACCGGCCGGGCGCCTGCGCGCCTGCGCGGCGCGCCGTTCCTGATGCCGGGGGCGCGGTCGGCGGTGCGGCGCGCCCTCGACGCGTGGGTCGCGGCGGTCGACGTGCGCCCGAAGATCATCGCCGAGCTCGACGACCTCGCGCTGGTCGAGGCGCTGGGCGAGCGCGGCCTGGGCGTGTTCGCGGTGCCGACGGTGATCGAGGCCGAGGTCTGTCGGCGGCAGCGGGTCGAGGTCGTGGCGCGGCTGCCGGCGCTGCGCCAGCGCTTCTACGCCATCTCGACCGAGCGCACGATCCGCCACGCCGCGGTCGCGGCGATCTGCGCGACCGCGCGCCAGGACGTGTTCGCCCGGCGTGGGCGCTGA